AGGCACCCTGTTTGGTCGCAATACCACGGGCGGCGCAGTCCTGCTAACCGCTGCCAAGCCGAGCGATCGTCTGGAAGGGCACCTTTCGGGTGCATACGGCAACTACAACATGACCGAGTTCGAGGGCGTGTTGAATGTTCCTATAACTGACACTCTGAAAGTGCGTGTGGTCGGGGCTTCGCGTGACCGTGACGGATACACCGAGGATATCCAGTGGAACAAGGATCGCGATAACCAGCACTGGCGCATGGGTCGTATCGGCATGCAGTTCGATCCGACCTCGAGCATTAGCAACTACACTATGGCCTACTATGGCTATTCGAAAACCAACGGCACCGGCATTGTGCCGATCAGCTTCAACTACAACCGGCTTTATGGCTTTACCGCTGCCGGTTATGGCAATTTCTGCGGTACTTACGTCAGTCCTGACGTCAACTGCACTGATCTCAAGAAATTGATCTCGGATCAGGAAGATCGCGGTATTCGCAAAGTTGCCCATGGTATGGATGACTTTTCCAAGGTGGAAACTTGGGGGATTAGCAACAGCACGGATGTGGCCATTACTGACGGGCTGAAGCTGCGTAATATCATCAGCTATGCCTCGCTCAAATCATTCTACGCGTCCGATCAGGACGGTTCTATTGCCAACATCAACAATACCGGTGTGACATCGTTGAGTCGTACCGCACCGAAGGATTACTACAAACAGTTCACCGAAGAGCTGCAGCTTCAAGGTGAGGCGCTGGACAGTAAGTTGACCTATGTCTTGGGCGGTTTCTATTCGAAGCAGAAGCCCGGGGGAGGATGAAAGACTATTTCACCAGTGTGTGCGGCAAGCCGGGTGAGGCAGGTGCCCTGGCATGCGCCGGTTTCCGCGAAACGGCCGTGACTAATGAATCTAAAGCCCTGTTCGCCCAGGCAACGCTCGATTTTGGTGCGATTAGCCCCGTACTTGACCGTTTGCGCCTGACCGCGGGCTATCGCTATACTTGGGACAAGATCGACGGCAGTACCATCAGCTATACCCCTGCGATTTATTCCGGAACGGGTGCAGATAACGTGCGCTGTCTGTTTGATGGAGGCACAGTCAGTCGCGGGAATGTAGGCAACCTTGTATCTTCAGGGGCTGATCGAGGGTGCCGTTATGAAGGTCATCTGAAGAGCAAGGCGCCGAACTGGACTATTGGGCTGGACTATAGGCCGATCGATAACCTCCTAATTTATGCCAAGGTTACTCGAGGTTATAAGGCTGGCGGCTTCAATGCTTTCGCCGTTAACTCGATCTATGCTCAGTTCGGCCCCGAATTCGTCACCGATTGGGAGGCTGGTTTCAAGTCTGATTTCAAGATTGTCGGACGTCCGGTGCGTCTGAACGTCAATGGCTTCAATATGGATTACAGCAAGATCCAGCGCGGCCTTGCTGACTTCAACCCTACCACGAACCAGCAGGGCGCGGCCACGCTCAGTACGGCTGCGGCCCGTATTAGCGGTGTAGAAGTGGAGGCTATGTTCAAGCCGTTCGACGTTCTTGAAATCGGCGGAAATTACAGTTATACTGATGCGAAATACAAATCATTCACCTATCAATCAGCCACTGCTGTCTGGGATTGCCATTCGACTGCGGCAAATGGTTATCTTAAGACCATGAATCCGGACTTGACCTGCATTCCGCTGCAGTACATGGCACCGAATATCTTCTCTATATATGGTCGTCTGGCGCTACCAACCTCAGAAGATGTTGGCGATATCAGTCTGTTTGTCAGCTATGCGTGGTCCGACAAGCGCCATCAATCTGGCCCGGCATTGGAAAAGTTTGTGGATGGAAGTGCAACTTGGGAACCGGGCAGTGATCTCGCGGCCTATGGTTTGCTCAGTGCTTCTCTTGACTGGAAGAAGGCTCTTGGCACAGATCTGGATGTGAGCTTGTTCGGCACAAATCTGCTGAACAAGAAGTACGCCATTTCTAACAGCGGCGTTTACAACGCAATCGGCAACCAAACACAGATTTTTGGTGAGCCGCGCATGTATGGCATCCGCCTGCGTTACAGCTTCGGAAATTAAAGGCTCCAGGTTGAAGGCATCGGGAGGTTTCTTAATTCAAGAATCCTCCCATTTTCCTGATACGCAGCTGAACGTAAGATAAAAAAGGTGCTGTTTTCTCATGGTTATTAGAGTCGTAGGTACGGCATCATTGCTTTTCTTTGGGGGCCTGGCTCATTCCGTAATGGCAGAGCCCTTGCCCACCAGTGCACCCGATATAATTTTGCCTACGGCGGATGCACCGTTTACGGGCAAGATCGGGCTTATATACAAAGACTCTGTTCCGGCATTTTCGGATCCTGTAAAAGCACCGCAAGGGGCCCCAAACGTACTGTTGGTTATGACCGATGATGTGGGTTTCGGTGCCGCATCAACGTTCGGCGGTCCAATCCCAACACCGAATTTAGATCGCTTGGCGGCCCATGGCATCAAGTATAATCGCTTTCATACCACAGCTGTATGTTCTGCAACACGTGCAGCTTTGCTGACTGGGCGTAACGCGCATGCGGTCGGTGCTGGTTCGGTGCCAGATCTGGCCACTGGTTTTCCTGGCTACTCCAACACCTTGTCCAAAAGCGCGGCCACAATCGCCGAAATATTGCGATTGAATGGGTATAACACCGCGATGTTCGGCAAACACCATAATGTTCAGCCCGGTGCTGGTTCAGTGGCAGGCCCGTTTGATCAGTGGCCGACGGGATTGGGCTTTGAGTATTTCTACGGCTTCATACGGGCGGAAACCGACCAATTCTCACCCGTATTATACCGTGGCACCGACAGAGTAGACTCACCTGCGGGTCAAGTTCTCGATCAAATGCTGGTCAATGATGCCATACGCTGGGTGCACAATCAGGACGCAGCTGCACCAAACAAGCCGTTCTTTCTATATCTAGCGCCGGGCACAGCCCATGGACCGCATCAAGCTCCCAAAGAGTGGATAGATAAGTTTGCCGGGCAATTTGACCAAGGATGGGATAAAGTCCGCAAGCAAACCATTGCGCGCCAGAAAATGGCCCAAATTGTCCCATCTACGTCAGTGTTGACAGCGAGACCTCCCGAAATTCCTGCGTGGGCCTCTCTGACGTCTGATGAAAAACGCGTATCCGCCCGTATGATGGAAGTCTATGCAGCGATGTTGTCCTACCAGGATGCGCAATTCGGGCGTTTGGTGGATGAACTTCAGCGAATGGGGAAACTGGAGAACACTCTGGTCATCTTTATAGAGGGGGATAATGGCGGGTCGGCGGAAGGTGGCCTGAAGGGCAGTTCGGACTGGATTGGCACGTTTGCCAATGGTGGTAATGAATCGACTTCTGAAGTCCTGGCCCATCTTGATGAATTAGGTGGGCCAAACAGCTACGGGATCTATCCTGTTGGATGGGCATGGGCCACGAATGCGCCGTTTAAATGGATGAAGAAAATCGCATCCCATTTGGGCGGTACGCGTAATGGACTTGTGATAGCCTGGCCAAAGCATATCCGGCGAGTGGGAGGTGTACGTTCGCAATTTCATCATGTCAGCGATATCGCTCCAACCATTCTGGAAGCGGCGGGGCTGCGCCAGCCAACAGTTGTCAACGGTGTGCGGCAGCGGCCGATGGACGGCATTAGCTTGAATTATAGCTTCAACACATCGAACGCTGAGGATCGGCGTACGACGCAATATTTCGAGATGCAGGCTAGTCGTGGCATATATCACGAAGGGTGGTTTGCCAATACGACGCCAAAAAAGCTCCCTTGGACAATGAGTAATCCGGCCGGTTCGCCCCTCGATTACAAGTGGGAGCTTTACGATCTCCGGAAGGATTTTAGCCAGGCGCATGATGTTGCCATGCGCTATCCGGATATACTGAGAGTGTTGCAAGGGCTGTTCGATGAAGAAGCAACACGCAACAAGGTCTTTCCGCTTGATGACCGCGAATCTCATGATCGAGCAGAAGAGGCCAAGGCAACGGGAGAAAAGCGCACTAATTATGTATATTGGGGTGGAGATGTTAGCGTCACTGACGATGTTGCTCCACCGATCCGTGCACGGTCGTTTAGTATCGTCGCCGATATCGATGTGCCGTTAACCGGTGGCTCGGGTGTCCTCGTCGCGCAGGGCGGCCGGTTTGCAGGATGGAGCTTTTATTTAAAGCAAGGCCGGCCTGTGGCTCATCAAAGTTTTATGCGTCATGCGGGCCAGCAATTCGAGATCGTAGGGGACACTATTGTGCCGCCGGGAGCAGCCCGTGTCAGGTATGATTTTGATTATGATGGTGGTGGAATTGGTCGCGGGGGCAAGCTCTGCATCTCAGTGAACGATCGTCCTGCTGGGTGTGGGCGGATGGAGCGAACACTAACAGTTACCGCTGGTCTAGGTGAAACATTCGACATTGGCCAAGACACTGGCGATCCTGTGGCGGACTACGTTGGCATGAATGCTTTCAACGGCAAAATTCGTAAGGTTGAGATAATTGTGAAACGGCGCTGACGGTACGTGGCGGCTAAGTATTGATAAATAAATAGGAAGGATGGGGTATGGGACGGGCAGTTGCGTTATCGGCTCTTGTAGTATGCGCAATTTCAAGCATTTGGCAGGTTCCTAACGCTGTCGGACAAATCGTGACGGAAGATCGGCGAACGCTTCCTCTTCCTGTTGGCCGCTTCGGAGGCAAAATCGCGCCAAGCGCGGCGGCATCGACACCATCTTTTCCCGAACGCATAAATGCCCCGACTGAAGCACCAAACGTTGTCTTGATCATGACCGATGACGTGGGCTTTGGAGTGGCCAGCACGTTTGGCGGTCCGGTGCCAACGCCCAATCTCGATCGCCTTGCGGCAAAAGGGTTGGTTTACAACCGGTTCCACACAACTGCCTTGTGTTCCCCAAGTCGGGCAGCATTGTTGACTGGGCGCAATCAACACGCGGTCGGTACAGGGGTAGTAACTGATTTGGCGACGGGATATCCCGGCTATACCTCTATCATTCCTAAAAGCGCCGCTACAATTGCCGAAGTGCTACGGCAGAACGGATACAGCACTTCTATGTTTGGTAAGCACCACAATGTGCCGATGTGGGAGGAAACCGCGGCAGGACCGTTCGACCATTGGCCAACGGGTCTTGGTTTTGAATATTTCTATGGTTTTATCGGCGGCGCAACCAACCAGTGGCACCCAAATCTCGTGCGTGGCACAAGTCGAGTGGTTGTGTCTGATACGGGTAGCGGCGATGCGGTTCTCGATAGGTTTCT
This genomic window from Caenibius tardaugens NBRC 16725 contains:
- a CDS encoding arylsulfatase; translated protein: MAEPLPTSAPDIILPTADAPFTGKIGLIYKDSVPAFSDPVKAPQGAPNVLLVMTDDVGFGAASTFGGPIPTPNLDRLAAHGIKYNRFHTTAVCSATRAALLTGRNAHAVGAGSVPDLATGFPGYSNTLSKSAATIAEILRLNGYNTAMFGKHHNVQPGAGSVAGPFDQWPTGLGFEYFYGFIRAETDQFSPVLYRGTDRVDSPAGQVLDQMLVNDAIRWVHNQDAAAPNKPFFLYLAPGTAHGPHQAPKEWIDKFAGQFDQGWDKVRKQTIARQKMAQIVPSTSVLTARPPEIPAWASLTSDEKRVSARMMEVYAAMLSYQDAQFGRLVDELQRMGKLENTLVIFIEGDNGGSAEGGLKGSSDWIGTFANGGNESTSEVLAHLDELGGPNSYGIYPVGWAWATNAPFKWMKKIASHLGGTRNGLVIAWPKHIRRVGGVRSQFHHVSDIAPTILEAAGLRQPTVVNGVRQRPMDGISLNYSFNTSNAEDRRTTQYFEMQASRGIYHEGWFANTTPKKLPWTMSNPAGSPLDYKWELYDLRKDFSQAHDVAMRYPDILRVLQGLFDEEATRNKVFPLDDRESHDRAEEAKATGEKRTNYVYWGGDVSVTDDVAPPIRARSFSIVADIDVPLTGGSGVLVAQGGRFAGWSFYLKQGRPVAHQSFMRHAGQQFEIVGDTIVPPGAARVRYDFDYDGGGIGRGGKLCISVNDRPAGCGRMERTLTVTAGLGETFDIGQDTGDPVADYVGMNAFNGKIRKVEIIVKRR
- a CDS encoding TonB-dependent receptor domain-containing protein, whose amino-acid sequence is MKDYFTSVCGKPGEAGALACAGFRETAVTNESKALFAQATLDFGAISPVLDRLRLTAGYRYTWDKIDGSTISYTPAIYSGTGADNVRCLFDGGTVSRGNVGNLVSSGADRGCRYEGHLKSKAPNWTIGLDYRPIDNLLIYAKVTRGYKAGGFNAFAVNSIYAQFGPEFVTDWEAGFKSDFKIVGRPVRLNVNGFNMDYSKIQRGLADFNPTTNQQGAATLSTAAARISGVEVEAMFKPFDVLEIGGNYSYTDAKYKSFTYQSATAVWDCHSTAANGYLKTMNPDLTCIPLQYMAPNIFSIYGRLALPTSEDVGDISLFVSYAWSDKRHQSGPALEKFVDGSATWEPGSDLAAYGLLSASLDWKKALGTDLDVSLFGTNLLNKKYAISNSGVYNAIGNQTQIFGEPRMYGIRLRYSFGN
- a CDS encoding TonB-dependent receptor, whose product is MRIKSHICLSLYVGGALGAIVPGAVSAQGVGSVEDPSLSGLSEIVVTAQRREERSQDVPIAITAISPDGLRERSVTDLQGLQSQVPSLVIQPNGQASRDVMSPSIRGQGASFQGAPGVVVYMNEVPLPTAFTLSSQGGPGNFVDLQSVQVLSGAQGTLFGRNTTGGAVLLTAAKPSDRLEGHLSGAYGNYNMTEFEGVLNVPITDTLKVRVVGASRDRDGYTEDIQWNKDRDNQHWRMGRIGMQFDPTSSISNYTMAYYGYSKTNGTGIVPISFNYNRLYGFTAAGYGNFCGTYVSPDVNCTDLKKLISDQEDRGIRKVAHGMDDFSKVETWGISNSTDVAITDGLKLRNIISYASLKSFYASDQDGSIANINNTGVTSLSRTAPKDYYKQFTEELQLQGEALDSKLTYVLGGFYSKQKPGGG